In Chitinivorax sp. PXF-14, a single window of DNA contains:
- a CDS encoding 2-isopropylmalate synthase, which translates to MSFDIDRLIADFGGPTKLAEDFNRIFPNEPLSRAAIYKWRERGSIPASYIARISEVASSLGRPFNIHAYSVNTISNNPSGANSPASRSTPAMSDRLYIFDTTLRDGEQSPGASMTKEEKIRVARQLEKLGVDVIEAGFAAASPGDFEAIKAIAEIVRESTICSLARANENDVRRAGEAIKPAARGRIHTFIATSPIHMQNKLRMSEDQVVEAAVKAVKIAREYTDDVEFSAEDAVRSEMDFLVRVFDAVIQAGAKTINVPDTVGYSIPAQWGERMRQLIERVPNSDQVIWSTHCHNDLGMAVANSLAAVANGARQVECTINGLGERAGNASLEEVVMAVKTRRDLFNVETRIDTTQIVASSKLVSTITGYPVQPNKAIVGANAFAHESGIHQDGVLKHRETYEIMRAEDVGWHANKLTLGKLSGRNAFRTRLKELGIELESEEALNAAFARFKELADKKSEIFDEDLHALVSDELITHEQEDYKFVSLATHTETGEQPAAEIVFVDHGHEKRSKATGSGPVDATFKAIESVVESHAELQLYSVNAITSGTDSQGEVTVRLARDGRIVNGQGADTDIIAASAKAYLSALNKLSSKAEKVQAQPLV; encoded by the coding sequence ATGTCGTTCGACATCGATCGTCTAATCGCCGACTTCGGCGGCCCCACCAAGCTCGCGGAAGACTTCAACCGCATCTTCCCCAACGAGCCCTTGTCGCGTGCAGCCATCTATAAGTGGCGCGAGCGTGGCAGCATTCCTGCCAGCTATATCGCCCGCATCTCCGAGGTGGCATCCTCGCTGGGCCGCCCATTCAACATTCACGCCTATTCCGTCAACACGATTTCGAACAACCCGTCGGGTGCGAACAGCCCGGCTTCCAGGAGCACCCCAGCCATGAGCGATCGTTTGTACATCTTCGACACCACCTTGCGCGACGGCGAGCAGAGCCCCGGCGCATCGATGACCAAGGAAGAAAAAATCCGCGTCGCCCGCCAGCTGGAAAAACTCGGCGTGGATGTCATCGAGGCCGGCTTTGCCGCTGCCAGCCCCGGTGACTTCGAGGCGATCAAGGCGATCGCCGAGATCGTCAGGGAATCGACCATCTGTTCGCTCGCCCGCGCCAACGAGAACGACGTACGCCGTGCCGGCGAGGCGATCAAGCCGGCCGCCCGGGGCCGCATCCACACCTTCATCGCGACCAGCCCGATCCACATGCAGAACAAGCTGCGCATGAGCGAGGATCAGGTCGTCGAGGCGGCGGTAAAGGCCGTCAAGATCGCCCGCGAGTACACCGACGATGTCGAATTCTCGGCCGAGGATGCCGTGCGTTCGGAGATGGATTTCCTCGTCCGCGTGTTCGACGCCGTGATCCAGGCTGGCGCGAAGACCATCAATGTGCCCGATACCGTCGGCTATTCGATTCCCGCGCAATGGGGCGAGCGCATGCGCCAGCTGATCGAGCGCGTGCCCAATTCGGACCAGGTGATCTGGTCCACCCACTGCCACAACGACCTGGGTATGGCCGTCGCCAACTCGCTCGCGGCAGTCGCCAACGGCGCGCGCCAGGTCGAATGCACGATCAACGGCCTTGGCGAGCGGGCTGGCAATGCCTCGCTCGAAGAAGTGGTGATGGCGGTGAAGACGCGCCGTGACCTGTTCAATGTCGAAACACGCATCGATACCACACAGATCGTGGCGTCGAGCAAGCTGGTATCGACCATCACCGGCTACCCGGTGCAGCCGAACAAGGCCATCGTCGGCGCCAACGCCTTTGCCCACGAATCGGGCATCCATCAGGATGGCGTGCTCAAGCACCGCGAGACCTACGAGATCATGCGCGCCGAAGATGTGGGCTGGCACGCCAACAAACTCACGCTGGGCAAGCTTTCCGGCCGCAACGCGTTCCGCACGCGGCTGAAGGAGCTCGGCATCGAACTGGAAAGCGAAGAGGCGCTGAACGCCGCCTTCGCCCGCTTCAAGGAGCTCGCCGACAAGAAGAGCGAGATCTTTGACGAAGACTTGCACGCGCTGGTCAGCGACGAGCTGATCACCCATGAGCAGGAGGACTACAAGTTCGTCTCGCTCGCGACCCACACGGAGACCGGAGAACAGCCGGCAGCCGAAATCGTGTTCGTTGATCACGGCCACGAGAAACGTAGCAAGGCCACGGGCTCCGGCCCGGTGGACGCCACCTTCAAGGCCATCGAAAGCGTTGTTGAGAGCCACGCCGAACTGCAGCTGTACTCGGTCAACGCGATCACCAGCGGTACCGATAGCCAGGGCGAAGTGACAGTACGGCTGGCGCGCGACGGCCGCATCGTCAACGGCCAGGGGGCGGATACGGACATCATCGCCGCCTCCGCCAAGGCCTACCTCTCGGCGCTGAACAAGCTGTCGAGCAAGGCAGAGAAGGTTCAGGCTCAGCCGCTGGTGTGA
- the pssA gene encoding CDP-diacylglycerol--serine O-phosphatidyltransferase translates to MHPFNRRRDDRDMTLRQQSIYLLPNLFTTAALFGGFFAIVQAMNGRFILASVAIFVAMVLDGLDGRVARLTHTQSAFGAEYDSLSDMVSFGIAPALVAYVWMLKSMGKLGWTVAFVYAVGAALRLARFNTMLAVQDKRWFQGLPSPAAAALVAGFVWICNEYEIDGPAIKWMMLAFTLFAGLTMVSNVPFYSFKELNARKAVPFVALLAVVVFIVMISVEPPMVLFGLFVCYALSGYLIALLRLRRNKQDDTQDTGPQ, encoded by the coding sequence ATGCATCCGTTTAATCGACGTCGCGACGATCGCGACATGACGCTGCGCCAGCAAAGTATCTACCTGCTGCCCAACCTGTTTACCACGGCAGCCCTGTTCGGCGGCTTCTTCGCCATCGTGCAGGCCATGAATGGCCGCTTCATCCTCGCCTCGGTCGCCATTTTCGTGGCCATGGTGCTGGATGGCCTGGATGGCCGGGTCGCCCGCCTGACCCACACCCAGAGCGCCTTCGGTGCCGAGTACGACAGCCTGTCCGACATGGTCAGCTTCGGCATCGCCCCCGCGCTGGTGGCCTACGTCTGGATGCTCAAGAGCATGGGCAAGCTCGGCTGGACCGTGGCCTTCGTCTATGCCGTCGGTGCCGCGCTGCGTCTGGCGCGCTTCAACACCATGCTGGCGGTGCAGGACAAGCGCTGGTTCCAGGGCCTGCCCAGCCCGGCGGCCGCCGCGCTGGTGGCGGGCTTTGTGTGGATCTGCAACGAATACGAGATCGACGGCCCGGCGATCAAGTGGATGATGCTGGCGTTCACACTGTTCGCCGGCCTGACCATGGTCAGCAATGTGCCGTTCTACAGCTTCAAGGAGCTCAATGCGCGCAAGGCGGTGCCGTTCGTCGCGCTGCTCGCCGTCGTCGTGTTCATCGTGATGATCTCCGTCGAGCCGCCCATGGTGCTGTTTGGCCTGTTCGTCTGCTATGCGCTGTCAGGCTACCTGATTGCCCTGCTGCGCCTCAGACGCAACAAGCAGGACGATACGCAGGATACCGGCCCCCAGTAA